In the genome of Hymenobacter taeanensis, one region contains:
- a CDS encoding COX15/CtaA family protein, producing the protein MRLFAKYKLILFKMPDLDYVRRFRFVGILTVVAVYVLILVGGIVRSTGSGMGCPDWPKCFGTWVPPTDVSQLPANYKEVYTAQRVEKNKKLANKLERLGFHQVAGDIFVHPTQYIETDFNPVKTWIEYINRLVGALIGVFVFLTVLFAAPYWNRDRAVFWLAFASFILTGVQGWLGSLVVSTNLLPIMVTIHMGLALLIVALLIYAVDRSQRAQELLQPVRPVPGLTAWLWVAILLTFGQIVLGTQVREQIDMVAFSNNYLNRAEWVSQLGGTFRFHRTFSALLLLVNVYLAYRLYLLPSRRLHVLATAVLACIGLEIVAGVTLAYFSFPAIVQPVHLTIATLLFGAQFVALIDYRRATKLQQQTAIPAVVA; encoded by the coding sequence GTGAGATTGTTTGCTAAGTATAAATTGATCCTCTTCAAAATGCCTGATTTAGATTACGTTCGTCGTTTTCGTTTTGTAGGAATCTTGACTGTGGTGGCAGTCTATGTGCTAATTCTAGTTGGTGGAATAGTACGTAGTACTGGTTCTGGGATGGGCTGCCCAGACTGGCCTAAATGCTTTGGCACGTGGGTGCCCCCAACAGATGTCAGTCAGCTCCCCGCAAACTATAAAGAGGTATATACTGCGCAGCGAGTAGAGAAAAACAAAAAGCTAGCAAATAAGCTGGAGCGCCTGGGCTTCCATCAGGTGGCAGGTGATATTTTTGTCCATCCTACCCAATACATCGAAACGGATTTTAACCCAGTCAAAACCTGGATTGAATATATTAACCGGTTAGTAGGAGCGCTGATTGGTGTTTTTGTATTTCTGACGGTGCTGTTTGCGGCGCCCTATTGGAACCGAGACAGGGCGGTGTTTTGGCTAGCCTTCGCATCCTTTATTCTTACGGGTGTACAAGGCTGGCTAGGCTCGTTGGTAGTGTCAACGAATCTACTGCCCATCATGGTAACCATTCACATGGGCTTGGCGCTGTTGATTGTAGCGTTGTTAATCTATGCGGTTGACCGTTCGCAAAGAGCCCAGGAACTATTACAGCCAGTACGCCCCGTGCCTGGGCTCACGGCTTGGCTATGGGTGGCAATACTGCTCACCTTCGGGCAAATTGTGCTGGGGACTCAGGTACGTGAGCAAATTGATATGGTGGCCTTCAGCAATAACTATCTGAACCGGGCAGAGTGGGTGAGCCAGCTTGGTGGTACCTTTCGTTTCCATCGCACGTTTTCAGCCCTTCTGCTACTTGTAAATGTTTACCTGGCCTACCGGTTGTACTTATTGCCTTCGCGTAGGCTACACGTACTTGCTACGGCTGTGCTGGCTTGCATTGGATTAGAGATTGTAGCTGGAGTTACGTTAGCATACTTTTCTTTCCCTGCTATAGTGCAGCCAGTACATCTTACAATTGCCACATTGTTATTTGGGGCGCAGTTTGTTGCGCTTATTGACTACCGACGGGCTACTAAATTGCAGCAGCAGACCGCTATTCCGGCCGTTGTTGCGTAA
- a CDS encoding cytochrome c oxidase subunit I — protein sequence MAANLSNQAQVQGGAGVTEPGISHNEHTHHDEHHEQGFLSKYVFSTDHKTIAKQFLITGMLWAIIGGTLSSLFRLQLGWPESTFEWLQPVLGKWIEAGKLNPEFYLALVTMHGTIMVFFVLTAGLSGTFSNFLIPLQIGARDMASGFMNMLSYWFFFISSVIMFVSLFIETGPAAAGWTIYPPLSALPQAIPGSGAGMTLWLVSMALFIVSQLLGGVNYITTVINLRTQGMSMSKLPLTIWAFFLTAILGLLAFPVLFSAALLLIFDRSFGTSFFLSDIYIAGQALPNTGGSPILFQHLFWFLGHPEVYIVIMPAMGMVSEILATNSRKPIFGYRAMIGSLIGISLLSFVVWAHHMFVTGMNPFLGSVFMFLTLIIAVPSAVKTFNWLATLWRGNIRFTSAMLFSIGFVSLFIAGGLTGIVLGNAALDIQMHNTYFVVAHFHLVMGSSAFFGLFAGVYHWFPKMFGRHLDEKLGYIHFWLTFLGVYLVFLPMHYVGIAGFPRRYYAWTGFDTFSQFANLNKFISVAAILAFFAQFVFVFNFFYSIFRGRRASENPWNSTTLEWTTPVVPGHGNWPGAIPAVHRWPYDYSKPGAAEDFIPQNVPYSQTQSSNLPYEKEME from the coding sequence ATGGCTGCTAATCTTTCTAATCAAGCTCAAGTGCAGGGTGGGGCCGGTGTAACCGAGCCTGGTATCTCGCACAATGAGCACACGCACCACGACGAGCACCACGAGCAAGGTTTTCTGTCGAAGTACGTATTTAGCACCGACCACAAGACCATTGCCAAACAGTTCCTGATTACGGGTATGCTGTGGGCAATTATCGGTGGTACGCTTTCAAGCTTGTTCCGCTTACAGCTAGGCTGGCCTGAATCCACATTTGAGTGGCTTCAGCCTGTACTTGGCAAGTGGATTGAAGCTGGTAAGCTGAATCCTGAGTTCTACTTGGCTTTGGTGACGATGCACGGTACCATCATGGTATTCTTTGTGCTGACGGCCGGCTTATCGGGTACGTTCTCCAACTTCCTGATTCCGCTGCAGATTGGTGCCCGCGATATGGCCTCGGGCTTCATGAACATGCTCTCGTACTGGTTCTTCTTTATTTCCAGCGTAATCATGTTTGTTTCCCTGTTCATTGAGACAGGACCTGCTGCTGCTGGCTGGACAATCTACCCTCCACTGAGTGCATTGCCCCAGGCAATTCCCGGTTCGGGAGCTGGTATGACCCTATGGTTGGTTTCGATGGCACTGTTTATCGTGTCGCAGCTGCTAGGTGGTGTAAACTACATCACTACAGTTATTAACCTGCGTACCCAGGGTATGAGCATGAGCAAGTTGCCCCTTACTATTTGGGCTTTCTTTCTCACTGCTATTCTAGGCCTGCTGGCCTTCCCCGTGCTGTTCTCAGCAGCGCTGCTACTGATCTTTGACCGTTCGTTCGGTACTTCGTTCTTCCTTTCGGATATCTACATTGCTGGTCAGGCATTGCCTAACACGGGTGGTTCGCCTATCCTGTTCCAGCACTTGTTCTGGTTCCTGGGTCACCCTGAGGTGTACATCGTAATTATGCCTGCCATGGGTATGGTTTCGGAAATTCTGGCAACCAATTCGCGTAAGCCAATTTTTGGCTACCGCGCAATGATTGGCTCCCTGATCGGTATCTCTCTGCTGTCGTTCGTTGTGTGGGCTCACCACATGTTTGTGACTGGCATGAATCCCTTCCTTGGGTCGGTGTTTATGTTCCTGACGCTGATCATCGCAGTACCATCGGCTGTAAAGACTTTCAACTGGTTGGCCACTCTGTGGCGCGGTAACATCCGTTTCACGTCGGCTATGCTGTTCTCTATTGGCTTTGTATCGCTGTTCATTGCTGGTGGCCTGACAGGTATTGTTCTTGGTAACGCTGCCCTCGATATTCAGATGCACAACACTTACTTCGTGGTAGCTCACTTCCACTTGGTAATGGGTAGCTCAGCCTTCTTTGGTTTGTTTGCCGGTGTATATCACTGGTTCCCTAAGATGTTCGGTCGCCACCTAGACGAGAAGCTAGGGTACATTCACTTCTGGCTGACGTTCCTCGGGGTATACCTCGTTTTCCTGCCGATGCACTATGTAGGTATTGCTGGTTTCCCCCGCCGTTATTATGCTTGGACTGGTTTTGACACTTTCAGCCAGTTTGCCAACCTGAACAAATTCATCTCGGTGGCGGCCATTCTGGCATTCTTCGCCCAGTTTGTGTTTGTCTTCAACTTCTTCTACAGCATCTTCCGGGGGCGTCGTGCTAGCGAGAATCCATGGAACTCCACTACGCTGGAGTGGACTACACCAGTAGTTCCTGGCCACGGCAACTGGCCTGGTGCTATCCCAGCCGTTCACCGTTGGCCCTATGATTATAGCAAGCCTGGTGCTGCTGAGGATTTCATTCCGCAAAACGTTCCTTACTCACAAACGCAGTCTTCGAACTTGCCTTACGAGAAGGAGATGGAGTAG
- a CDS encoding cytochrome c oxidase subunit II, which translates to MNPPIASVHGHATERMFWTTMIILGIVFALTHILLFVYSYKYQHKEGRRAFFFPHNNKIEIIWTLIPAIVMAGLVFAGWKEWSRIMGPAPKDAVVLEVMGKQFNWLVRYPGRDQKLGVVNYRLIDATNEFGFDLSDQSGLDDFVAPEIHVPKGHPVLLRIRSRDVLHAVYMPHFRVQMYAVPGMPTKFWFTPTKTTDEMRAQTGNPKFNYELACNQICGRGHFAMKLNIVVDEPDDYVAWFSQQKSFSEQNPDILASFKQKTNKLASKAAAIPAAAVVPAANASL; encoded by the coding sequence ATGAACCCTCCGATTGCCTCCGTACACGGTCATGCCACAGAGCGGATGTTCTGGACGACTATGATCATCCTGGGCATCGTGTTTGCTCTCACGCATATCCTGCTGTTTGTGTACTCTTATAAGTACCAGCACAAAGAAGGTCGCCGTGCGTTCTTCTTCCCGCATAACAACAAAATTGAAATCATTTGGACGCTGATTCCCGCCATTGTAATGGCAGGCCTAGTATTCGCTGGTTGGAAAGAGTGGTCTCGTATTATGGGTCCAGCTCCTAAGGATGCAGTCGTACTAGAGGTAATGGGTAAGCAGTTCAACTGGCTGGTTCGTTACCCTGGTCGCGACCAAAAGCTGGGTGTGGTAAATTATCGTCTGATTGATGCTACCAACGAGTTTGGTTTTGACCTGAGCGACCAGAGTGGCCTAGATGACTTTGTTGCTCCCGAGATTCACGTACCTAAAGGCCACCCCGTGCTGCTGCGCATTCGTTCACGCGATGTATTGCACGCTGTTTACATGCCACACTTCCGTGTGCAGATGTATGCAGTTCCTGGTATGCCTACCAAGTTTTGGTTTACTCCAACCAAGACTACGGATGAGATGCGTGCTCAAACGGGTAATCCGAAATTCAACTATGAACTGGCTTGCAACCAGATCTGCGGTCGGGGACACTTCGCCATGAAACTAAACATTGTAGTAGACGAACCAGATGACTACGTTGCATGGTTCTCTCAGCAGAAGTCTTTCTCGGAGCAGAACCCAGATATTCTGGCTAGCTTTAAGCAAAAGACGAATAAGTTAGCTAGCAAAGCAGCGGCAATTCCTGCCGCCGCAGTAGTACCTGCTGCTAATGCTTCGCTTTAA
- a CDS encoding quinol:cytochrome C oxidoreductase gives MATLTHHENVTAEYLEVSPNARKRFITIIVAGVVLLAIGLIVAALGIGAEHHEGAVSAHAAAGGHSTAGHEGTAHHGSPVWLKRFIVSLWHNNVFFTGVSVIGTVFMAIQYVAYAGWSVLIKRINEALSAWVLPGGILMVVIFFIGLFNHDIFHWTLPGIMEKGNANYDAIIAGKSGFLSIPFYLIRTISYIIIWVVFTNKLRNLSLEEDLNGGTEYFHKSITASALFLVLFAVSSSMSAWDWVMSIDTHWFSTMFGWYVFASWWVSGIAATTLCVIFLKQAGYMPYIKESHLHDLGKFMFGFSIFWTYVWFSQFMLIWYANLPEEAVYYNQRLGGFNGQYTWIFFFNLFINFAFPFLVLMTRDAKRQMIMLKIVCVAILIGHWFDFYLMIMPATMQAENGFIIEIGTALVFLGSFLLLMTKRLSQASLVPVHHPFLDESVHHTT, from the coding sequence ATGGCAACTCTGACCCATCACGAAAACGTGACGGCTGAATACCTGGAGGTTTCGCCGAATGCACGTAAACGATTTATTACCATCATCGTAGCCGGCGTAGTGTTGCTGGCTATTGGGTTGATTGTAGCTGCTTTAGGCATTGGTGCAGAACACCATGAAGGTGCGGTGTCCGCTCATGCTGCAGCTGGCGGGCATAGCACGGCAGGTCATGAAGGCACAGCCCATCATGGTAGCCCTGTCTGGTTGAAACGTTTCATTGTCAGCCTGTGGCACAATAACGTTTTCTTCACAGGAGTATCTGTGATTGGAACCGTGTTTATGGCCATCCAATATGTGGCCTACGCTGGCTGGTCTGTTTTAATTAAGCGGATCAACGAAGCCCTCAGCGCTTGGGTACTGCCCGGTGGTATTCTGATGGTTGTAATCTTTTTCATAGGATTATTTAACCACGATATCTTCCATTGGACTCTGCCAGGTATCATGGAAAAGGGTAATGCTAACTATGATGCTATCATCGCAGGCAAGTCTGGCTTCCTTAGCATACCTTTTTACCTGATTCGTACGATTTCGTACATCATCATCTGGGTAGTATTTACTAATAAGCTGCGCAACCTGTCTCTAGAAGAAGATTTGAATGGCGGCACTGAGTACTTCCATAAGAGCATTACAGCTTCGGCTTTATTCTTAGTGCTTTTCGCAGTGTCTTCTTCTATGTCGGCCTGGGACTGGGTAATGTCAATTGACACTCACTGGTTCTCAACCATGTTCGGCTGGTACGTGTTTGCATCCTGGTGGGTATCGGGAATTGCTGCAACTACACTGTGCGTAATATTCCTGAAGCAGGCTGGGTATATGCCCTATATCAAAGAAAGCCATCTGCATGACTTAGGTAAGTTTATGTTCGGCTTCAGCATCTTCTGGACCTACGTGTGGTTCTCGCAGTTCATGCTGATTTGGTACGCCAACCTTCCTGAAGAGGCTGTTTACTACAATCAGCGTCTGGGCGGCTTCAATGGTCAGTACACGTGGATCTTCTTTTTTAACTTATTCATCAACTTCGCTTTCCCTTTCCTTGTTCTTATGACACGGGATGCGAAGCGTCAGATGATCATGTTAAAGATCGTCTGTGTTGCCATTCTGATTGGCCACTGGTTTGACTTTTATTTAATGATCATGCCAGCAACTATGCAGGCTGAGAATGGGTTTATCATAGAGATTGGAACAGCCTTGGTATTCCTAGGTTCCTTCTTACTCTTGATGACCAAACGCCTATCACAGGCCTCTTTGGTGCCAGTTCACCATCCATTCTTGGATGAAAGTGTGCACCATACGACCTAA
- the nrfD gene encoding NrfD/PsrC family molybdoenzyme membrane anchor subunit — MQHVSPVREPLVTGGKTYHDVTQDVCRQVEAAPNIRWMAALSVALVLLGVFFYSVYRTLWYGIGEWGLNKTVGWAWDITNFVWWVGIGHAGTLISAVLLLFRQKWRTSINRAAEAMTIFAVICAAMFPVLHMGRPWLAYWVFPLQNTFGSLWVNFNSPLLWDVFAISTYFTVSLVFWYTGLVPDFATIRDRAKGPIAKVAYSLLSMGWKGSAKHWSRYETVSLILAGVSTPLVLSVHTIVSMDFATSVVPGWHTTIFPPYFVAGAIFSGFAMVLTLMLITRVVFKLEDYITIEHIALMNKIMMVTGSIVGVAYITEFFIAWYSQVEFEQYAFINRATGPYWWAYWSMMTCNVITPQLVWIRRVRYSIPLTFILSIIVNIGMWFERFVIIVTSLHRDYLPSSWAMFSPTIIDIGIYVGTIGLFFTLFLLFAKFFPVINMAEVKSVLKYTVDNGPTYTGHDPHHAPTTHQTSTHGVPASAPVNYDKHD; from the coding sequence ATGCAGCACGTATCGCCTGTACGGGAGCCGCTCGTAACCGGGGGGAAAACGTACCATGACGTCACCCAGGACGTGTGTCGCCAGGTTGAAGCCGCCCCCAATATCCGGTGGATGGCCGCCCTGAGCGTCGCCCTTGTTCTTCTCGGCGTATTCTTCTACTCCGTATATCGTACCCTTTGGTATGGTATCGGTGAATGGGGACTCAATAAAACTGTTGGCTGGGCCTGGGACATCACCAACTTCGTGTGGTGGGTAGGTATTGGTCACGCTGGTACCCTCATTTCAGCAGTATTGCTGCTGTTCCGTCAAAAGTGGCGGACTTCTATCAACCGCGCTGCAGAAGCTATGACGATCTTCGCCGTAATCTGCGCCGCTATGTTCCCAGTATTGCACATGGGCCGTCCGTGGCTTGCTTACTGGGTGTTCCCTCTTCAGAACACATTTGGTTCGCTGTGGGTAAACTTCAACTCACCGCTGCTGTGGGACGTGTTTGCCATCTCAACCTATTTCACCGTATCGCTGGTATTTTGGTACACGGGTCTGGTTCCTGACTTCGCTACCATCCGCGACCGTGCTAAGGGTCCAATTGCTAAAGTGGCCTACTCGCTACTGAGCATGGGCTGGAAAGGCTCCGCTAAGCATTGGTCACGTTACGAAACCGTTTCGCTGATCCTGGCTGGTGTGTCTACGCCACTGGTACTTTCGGTACACACTATCGTATCGATGGACTTTGCAACCTCAGTGGTTCCAGGTTGGCACACGACTATCTTTCCTCCCTACTTCGTAGCAGGTGCTATCTTCTCGGGCTTTGCTATGGTACTTACCCTGATGCTTATCACTAGGGTAGTATTCAAACTGGAAGACTATATAACCATTGAGCACATTGCCCTCATGAATAAGATCATGATGGTAACAGGTTCTATCGTAGGTGTGGCCTACATCACCGAGTTCTTTATTGCTTGGTATTCTCAGGTTGAATTTGAGCAGTACGCTTTCATTAACCGTGCCACCGGTCCTTACTGGTGGGCTTACTGGTCGATGATGACCTGTAACGTAATTACGCCGCAGCTGGTGTGGATTCGTCGGGTGCGCTACAGCATTCCACTGACCTTCATCCTGTCGATCATTGTGAACATTGGTATGTGGTTCGAGCGCTTTGTAATTATCGTGACCTCGCTGCACCGCGACTACCTGCCATCGAGCTGGGCAATGTTCTCGCCTACTATCATCGATATTGGCATCTATGTGGGTACGATAGGCCTGTTCTTCACCTTGTTCCTGTTGTTTGCCAAGTTCTTCCCGGTAATCAACATGGCAGAAGTGAAGTCGGTGCTGAAGTACACAGTGGATAATGGCCCAACTTATACTGGCCATGATCCTCATCATGCTCCCACGACACATCAAACCTCCACCCACGGGGTTCCGGCTTCGGCTCCTGTAAACTACGATAAGCATGACTAA
- a CDS encoding DUF3341 domain-containing protein yields MTKRFALGIFDDEDVLLHAVENVREAGVKIYEVFTPFPIHGIDDALGIERSRLPIAAFFFGLTGLCFALWLQIYTLGFDWPMIIGGKPHIALPAFIPVSFELTVLFCCHGMVITFYTISKLYPRWKTPVLDVRSTDDKFVMAIEVNENTDMTKLSQLLRDNGASEVNQKEMSKF; encoded by the coding sequence ATGACTAAGCGCTTCGCCCTCGGCATCTTCGACGACGAAGACGTGCTGTTGCACGCTGTTGAGAACGTCCGTGAAGCGGGCGTCAAAATCTACGAGGTCTTTACCCCGTTCCCCATCCACGGCATCGATGATGCTCTTGGTATCGAACGTTCGCGGTTACCAATTGCGGCTTTCTTTTTCGGCCTGACTGGTTTGTGCTTCGCCCTGTGGCTACAGATTTATACACTGGGCTTTGACTGGCCAATGATCATTGGCGGTAAACCACACATTGCGTTACCCGCTTTCATCCCTGTATCCTTTGAGCTAACGGTACTTTTTTGCTGCCATGGTATGGTAATTACCTTTTATACCATCAGCAAGCTGTATCCACGTTGGAAAACACCAGTACTGGACGTACGCTCAACTGACGACAAATTTGTGATGGCCATTGAAGTGAATGAAAACACTGACATGACTAAACTGTCTCAGCTGCTGCGTGACAATGGTGCTTCGGAGGTGAACCAAAAAGAAATGTCTAAGTTCTAA
- a CDS encoding c-type cytochrome, with product MTHSLKITLQASAVLLASVFTTACNRADDPGVEYAPEMYYSIPYEPLKQESANKVNPMGLNMRTPAIGTVPRGKLNYFTHIGKDSIGIAEKVLNEPFAYTKANLAEGQTLYTRNCQHCHGEQGDGQGPVGVKFKGVPNYSTGAYKTMNEGHIYHVIQWGKGRMMPHGSQVNPEERWKIAMYVRVLQLGKGPDGLTDFLASKGASATDTAQTTEPLNQSPVGEAQAGKASTTPAQGDKARNGTAN from the coding sequence ATGACGCATTCGCTGAAAATAACTCTGCAAGCGTCGGCGGTACTGCTGGCATCGGTGTTCACCACCGCTTGCAACCGCGCCGATGATCCAGGAGTGGAATACGCTCCGGAGATGTACTACTCAATTCCTTACGAGCCGCTGAAGCAGGAAAGCGCCAATAAGGTGAACCCAATGGGCCTGAACATGCGGACTCCTGCCATCGGTACAGTGCCCCGCGGTAAGCTCAACTATTTCACGCATATCGGTAAGGATAGCATTGGTATAGCTGAGAAGGTTCTGAACGAGCCTTTTGCTTACACTAAAGCTAATTTGGCAGAAGGCCAGACTCTTTATACTCGTAACTGCCAACATTGCCATGGTGAACAAGGTGATGGTCAGGGTCCAGTTGGAGTAAAGTTCAAGGGGGTGCCTAACTACTCGACGGGTGCTTACAAAACCATGAACGAGGGCCACATCTACCATGTAATTCAGTGGGGCAAGGGCCGTATGATGCCACATGGTTCTCAGGTAAACCCAGAAGAACGCTGGAAGATTGCCATGTATGTACGTGTACTACAACTCGGCAAAGGTCCTGATGGGCTAACTGACTTTCTGGCTTCTAAAGGCGCTTCGGCTACTGACACAGCACAAACCACTGAGCCTTTAAATCAAAGCCCAGTAGGTGAGGCTCAAGCCGGTAAGGCTTCTACTACTCCTGCTCAAGGTGACAAGGCACGTAACGGAACGGCGAACTAA